Genomic DNA from Lactuca sativa cultivar Salinas chromosome 8, Lsat_Salinas_v11, whole genome shotgun sequence:
GCCTTCACAGAAGTTACTACTTCCTGTAAATCTAAGTGATGTTAAATTACATGGAATTGGAATCCGATCAAAAGGAGCTAGAATTGTACCAAAAATATGTCATGCCATTTCTGAGAAAGCATCATTAGGAGGTGTCTTGCCCAAAAATAACAAACCTGTAATTGTGATTGACAATTATGACAGCTTCACTTACAATCTTTGTCAGGTTCTCCTCTTTCTCTCATTCTGTATAAAAATCACTCATTTTCCTCAAGTATTCATTCATAGCAaaaaattatttgttatgttaatgCCTTTTTTTAATTTGTAGTATATTGGAGAACTTGGATGCAACTTTGAAGTTTACAGAAATGATGAACTTACTGTTGATGAACTCAAAAAGTAGTAATTATTctcatttgatttttttttaaagtttaccttttttattgtttatgtattattttgttttatagGAAAAATCCTAGAGGAATCCTCATATCTCCTGGACCAGGTAACCTCACAGTtacaattatgtgtatttgtataaaaatttatgttcataatattaaatattataattttttttttttttttttttttaaaaggtgCTCCACAAGATTCAGGAATTTCATTACAAACAGTTCTGGAACTTGGACCTGATATACCTTTGTTTGGTGTATGCATGGGATTACAATGCATTGGTGAAGCTTTTGGAggttagttttattttttaattatttatttattttttaatttttaagtaataatatttCTTGTAATTTTGTATATGTATTAGGAAACTTTAGTGTTAAATCATATCCTTTGCTGTCAAAGATGCATATATGTCATTAGGGTTTGTTTGTCATGATGGAATGGAATCAACAAAAGGAATGGAATGTGTCATTACATTTTGTTATCATGTTTGGTTGGTTTAAAGGAATGGAATGAGTAATTCAAACAAACATGACTTTCTCATTCCGTCGTAACCCTCCATTCCATTCCTTGTTTGATTACAACAAATTcattattttactttttttttttactgaaaaaaaaacattaattaattaataaaatttacAGGGAAAATCGTGCGATCTCCATACGGTGTAATGCATGGAAAAAGCTCACTTGTTTATCATAACGAAGGCGGGGAAGATAGTTTATTTTCAGGCATATCAAagtatgtaatttttttttttattttaaaaataaaaaaaaaatttagtttttaattatgattttgacatttatttttgtttttttttttttcgttagcCCATTTATTGTTGGGAGATATCATAGCCTTGTAATTGAGAAAGAGAGCTTTCCTAGTGATGCACTTGAAATCACTGCATGGACAGAGGATGGATTAGTTAT
This window encodes:
- the LOC111904402 gene encoding anthranilate synthase beta subunit 2, chloroplastic is translated as MVAFTLPQNSSIQCLRSSLLPHKPQYLNKPSQKLLLPVNLSDVKLHGIGIRSKGARIVPKICHAISEKASLGGVLPKNNKPVIVIDNYDSFTYNLCQYIGELGCNFEVYRNDELTVDELKKKNPRGILISPGPGAPQDSGISLQTVLELGPDIPLFGVCMGLQCIGEAFGGKIVRSPYGVMHGKSSLVYHNEGGEDSLFSGISNPFIVGRYHSLVIEKESFPSDALEITAWTEDGLVMAARHKIYRHLQGVQFHPESIITTEGKTIVGNFIKLIETKEEEAQAISRN